In a genomic window of Pirellulales bacterium:
- a CDS encoding serine/threonine protein kinase encodes MGEQTAEQIAHRVVEVGLLDDRQMQAAWGEFGRTDATPDEFLQFLVRRELLTNYQVTRLLNGERGGYFYGDYKVLYLVSAGSFARVYRAVDRRNGRVVAIKLLRRRFADNQEQTEQFVREGEMGRTLRHPNIVPIYEVYSKGANHFLVMEFVEGHNLRDFLKIRKKIDPPEATRMLVDIASGLNYAHGRGVCHRDLKLTNVLVSSRGQARLIDFGLAGGDLEDNEEELETAANPRTIDYAGLERATGVRKDDPRSDIYFLGCIYYYILTGKSPLQETKDRIQRLSRQRYMDVKPIHRIDPDLPRVVALLVNKSMELDADKRYQTLGQMLVDLNIAYKRLLAGGDKQETAADLDSDAGKETVAASDEERNRLTAMLIPEHQRRVLMFVESNIRMQDIFRDGMKRCGYRVLLTSDPQRAIGRLKENAKSADCVIFSSGDIGQSALEAFNEFGQCEETKHIPAVLLLGEKQSGWREHARIDKQHRLIAMPIKLKELRSVLTQLVPPLPGEAAATGAANEN; translated from the coding sequence ATGGGCGAGCAGACCGCTGAACAGATCGCCCATCGCGTGGTCGAAGTTGGATTGTTGGACGACCGCCAAATGCAGGCCGCGTGGGGAGAGTTCGGCCGCACCGATGCCACGCCCGACGAGTTCTTGCAGTTCTTGGTTCGCCGCGAGTTGTTGACCAACTATCAGGTGACGCGGCTGCTAAACGGCGAGCGCGGGGGTTATTTCTACGGCGACTATAAGGTGCTGTATCTGGTCTCAGCGGGATCGTTTGCCCGCGTGTACCGGGCGGTGGATCGGCGGAACGGCCGAGTGGTGGCGATCAAGCTGTTGCGACGGCGGTTTGCCGACAACCAGGAGCAGACCGAGCAGTTTGTACGCGAAGGGGAGATGGGACGTACGCTGCGGCATCCGAACATCGTGCCGATCTACGAGGTGTATTCGAAAGGCGCCAACCATTTTCTGGTGATGGAGTTCGTCGAGGGGCATAACCTGCGCGACTTCTTGAAGATTCGCAAGAAGATTGATCCGCCCGAGGCGACGCGGATGCTGGTCGACATCGCCAGCGGACTGAACTACGCGCATGGCCGGGGGGTGTGCCATCGCGATTTGAAGCTGACGAATGTGCTGGTGTCGAGCCGAGGCCAGGCGCGGCTGATCGACTTTGGCCTGGCCGGGGGGGACCTGGAGGACAACGAGGAAGAACTGGAGACCGCGGCGAATCCGCGGACGATCGACTACGCGGGACTGGAGCGCGCCACCGGCGTGCGCAAGGATGACCCGCGCAGCGACATCTACTTTTTGGGCTGCATCTACTATTACATTTTGACGGGCAAATCGCCGCTGCAAGAAACCAAGGACCGGATTCAGCGCTTAAGCCGGCAGCGGTATATGGATGTGAAGCCGATCCATCGCATCGATCCCGACCTGCCGCGCGTGGTGGCGCTTTTGGTGAACAAGTCGATGGAGTTGGACGCCGACAAGCGCTATCAGACGCTGGGCCAGATGTTGGTGGACTTGAACATTGCCTATAAGCGGTTACTGGCGGGGGGAGACAAGCAGGAGACGGCCGCCGACCTGGACAGCGACGCCGGCAAGGAGACCGTGGCCGCCAGCGACGAGGAGCGCAATCGGCTGACGGCGATGTTGATTCCGGAGCACCAAAGGCGCGTGCTGATGTTCGTGGAGTCGAACATTCGGATGCAGGACATCTTTCGCGACGGCATGAAGCGGTGCGGCTATCGCGTGCTGCTTACCAGCGACCCGCAGCGGGCGATCGGCCGGCTGAAAGAAAACGCCAAGTCGGCCGATTGCGTGATCTTTTCGTCGGGCGACATTGGCCAGTCGGCGCTCGAGGCGTTCAACGAGTTTGGCCAGTGCGAGGAGACCAAGCACATTCCGGCGGTGCTCTTGTTGGGCGAGAAGCAGTCTGGCTGGCGCGAACACGCGCGAATCGACAAGCAACACCGTTTGATCGCGATGCCGATCAAATTGAAGGAATTGCGGAGCGTGCTCACGCAGCTTGTGCCGCCGTTGCCGGGCGAGGCGGCGGCGACCGGAGCGGCCAACGAGAACTGA
- a CDS encoding phosphotransferase family protein has translation MTETDFLDKTRPIREGEQLDAPRLEAWLRERFPTVQGPLAIEQFPAGHSNLTYFVRLGDLEMVLRRPPFGSQVKSAHDMGREFRVLSKLHAAYPPAPEPLAQCEDDSVIGAPFYVMRRVRGVILRRDPPSGLELPPEVATRLSHSFIDNLADLHAIDYAAVGLADLGKPVGYVQRQVEGWIKRYHGSQTDELAEVEPVSQWLTANMPHESGAALIHNDYKFDNVVLDASDLTRVRGVLDWEMSTLGDPLMDLGTAISYWIDPADPDDLQLIRWGPTTLPGMLDRQQLVDHYAHRTGRDMSNMVFYLAYAYFKTAVIAQQIYFRYHKGLTKDARFAFFIEATRILCRAALRTIETGKL, from the coding sequence ATGACCGAAACCGATTTTCTCGATAAGACCCGCCCCATTCGCGAAGGCGAGCAACTCGACGCGCCGCGACTCGAAGCGTGGCTCCGCGAGCGCTTTCCCACGGTCCAGGGCCCGCTCGCCATTGAGCAGTTCCCCGCCGGTCATTCCAACCTCACCTACTTTGTGCGGCTCGGCGATCTGGAGATGGTGCTCCGCCGACCGCCGTTTGGCAGCCAGGTCAAATCGGCCCACGACATGGGGCGCGAGTTTCGCGTCCTCTCCAAACTGCACGCCGCTTATCCCCCGGCGCCGGAACCGCTCGCCCAGTGCGAAGACGATTCCGTGATCGGCGCCCCCTTCTACGTCATGCGCCGCGTGCGCGGCGTAATCTTGCGCCGCGATCCGCCGTCCGGGCTGGAGCTTCCCCCCGAGGTCGCCACGCGCCTCAGCCACTCGTTCATCGATAATCTCGCCGACCTGCATGCAATCGACTACGCCGCCGTTGGCCTGGCCGATCTCGGCAAGCCGGTTGGCTACGTGCAGCGCCAGGTCGAAGGTTGGATCAAGCGCTACCACGGCTCGCAGACAGACGAACTGGCCGAAGTGGAGCCGGTGTCCCAATGGCTCACCGCCAACATGCCCCACGAGTCGGGCGCCGCGCTCATCCATAACGACTACAAGTTCGACAATGTGGTGCTGGACGCCTCCGATCTGACCCGCGTGCGCGGCGTGCTCGACTGGGAAATGTCGACCCTCGGCGACCCACTCATGGACCTGGGCACCGCCATCAGCTACTGGATCGACCCCGCCGACCCCGACGACTTGCAACTCATTCGCTGGGGTCCCACCACGCTGCCGGGCATGCTCGATCGGCAGCAACTGGTCGATCACTACGCGCATCGCACCGGCCGCGACATGTCGAACATGGTCTTCTACCTGGCCTATGCCTACTTCAAGACCGCGGTCATCGCGCAGCAGATCTACTTTCGCTATCACAAGGGGCTGACCAAAGACGCGCGCTTCGCCTTCTTTATCGAGGCCACGCGCATCCTGTGCCGCGCCGCGCTACGGACCATCGAAACCGGCAAACTGTAA
- a CDS encoding glycosyltransferase family 4 protein, translated as MADHAATSDELRATMGAVDADLPQVWVFQPAVKHYRLPVWDLIAEQAARRYQLTVFGPLEIDHADIEQRHYLQAMPLHKRLFMGREVTHWRGAAKMVRQSRPDVVVVTASVAFLGSWTLPRVARRIGAAVVGWSKVNNRAGHTSWVERRLKRRFFRRFDLFLCYGECSRSELRELGYPESRIRIAQNTIDTRRIFDEREIIAARGEQLRQEQGLTGKKVLLCIGRMAPQKRQADLITAWHDLRTLDPDLVLVFVGRGELYEGLLQAAEETDPDRILFTGAVPEGDDYAWIATSDLVVIPGAVGLALNQSLAFGRPTIIADEPGADAELLRHGENGWRYPRGDIQALVAAVRHALANPAEAARVGAAAVAAVQDKATIERMVETMDRTFMEAIHLSKKRRHKAKHRGA; from the coding sequence ATGGCCGACCATGCAGCCACCAGCGACGAACTTCGCGCCACCATGGGCGCCGTCGACGCCGACTTGCCGCAGGTCTGGGTCTTTCAGCCGGCGGTCAAGCATTATCGCTTGCCCGTCTGGGACCTGATCGCCGAGCAGGCCGCGCGCCGCTACCAACTCACCGTCTTTGGCCCCTTGGAAATCGATCACGCCGATATCGAACAGCGCCATTACTTGCAAGCGATGCCATTGCACAAGCGGCTGTTCATGGGACGCGAGGTCACGCACTGGCGCGGCGCCGCCAAGATGGTGCGCCAGTCGCGCCCCGATGTGGTGGTGGTCACCGCCAGCGTGGCCTTTCTCGGCAGTTGGACACTCCCCCGCGTTGCCCGCCGCATCGGAGCCGCCGTGGTCGGCTGGTCGAAGGTGAACAATCGCGCCGGGCACACATCCTGGGTCGAGCGGCGGCTCAAGCGCCGCTTCTTCCGCCGCTTCGATCTGTTTCTCTGCTACGGCGAATGTTCGCGCTCCGAATTGCGCGAACTGGGCTATCCCGAATCGCGGATTCGCATCGCGCAAAACACGATCGACACCCGTCGCATCTTCGACGAGCGCGAGATCATCGCCGCCCGCGGCGAACAGTTGCGCCAAGAGCAAGGACTGACCGGAAAAAAGGTGCTGCTCTGCATCGGCCGCATGGCGCCGCAAAAACGCCAGGCCGACCTCATCACCGCCTGGCACGACCTGCGCACTCTCGATCCCGATCTGGTCTTGGTCTTCGTGGGGCGCGGCGAACTTTACGAAGGTCTTCTCCAGGCCGCTGAAGAAACCGATCCCGACCGCATCCTCTTCACTGGCGCGGTGCCCGAGGGAGACGACTACGCCTGGATTGCCACCAGCGACCTGGTGGTCATCCCCGGCGCCGTGGGGTTGGCGCTCAACCAGTCGCTCGCCTTCGGACGCCCCACTATCATCGCCGACGAGCCTGGGGCCGACGCCGAACTGTTGCGCCACGGTGAAAATGGCTGGCGTTATCCGCGCGGCGATATTCAGGCGCTGGTCGCCGCCGTCCGGCACGCGTTGGCAAACCCGGCCGAGGCCGCGCGCGTCGGCGCCGCCGCCGTCGCCGCGGTGCAAGACAAGGCCACCATCGAGCGAATGGTCGAGACCATGGATCGCACCTTCATGGAAGCCATCCACCTGAGCAAAAAGCGCCGTCACAAAGCCAAACACCGCGGCGCGTGA
- the aspS gene encoding aspartate--tRNA ligase: MGCDFASRSSVAVLAAREGEKPRRLSSPDCYARPRQPCRHGAKEPTLLRTHSCGQLRPQHVGQTVTLAGWVDSYRDHSGVLFVDLRDRYGKTQIVFGPESGGAAQELARTLRSEFVIEVAGQVAERPEGTINPKLATGGIEVRATRLTVLNKCQSPPFQPGAQELPGEDLRLKYRYLDLRRPEMQRTLVLRHQIIKRMRDYFDQLDFIEVETPMLGRSTPEGARDYLVPSRVHKGEFYALPQSPQLYKQILMIAGYDRYVQVARCFRDEDLRADRQPEFTQLDLEMAFVDTDDVIAIIDGLVAKLAKELLGIDVPTPLPRMTYDEAMERFGHDAPDLRFGMELVDVTDLAAQAEFRVFKGAADAGLKVRGVNAKGAASRYSRKNIDDLTDWLKQDFGVKGLVWFKVESDGTLASTVAKNFTPELLVQIGQRLDAAPGDLLLFVADTYPITCKALYGLRKRFGEELKLYEPGSMNFSWVVEFPMFAWDEEAKAWAAMHHPFTAPRPQDLQLLATDPGRCRAQAYDLVINGLEAGGGTIRIHDQAVQQQVFALLGIDAETARERFGFLLDALQFGAPPHGGIALGMDRFVMLFSGRDNIRDVIAFPKTQKASDLMTGAPSHVETKQLRELAIKVDKLPD, from the coding sequence ATGGGTTGTGATTTTGCGAGCCGCAGCAGCGTCGCTGTGCTCGCGGCTAGAGAGGGAGAAAAGCCACGACGGCTTTCTTCCCCAGACTGTTACGCGCGCCCCCGGCAACCCTGCCGCCACGGCGCCAAGGAGCCCACTTTGCTGCGCACTCACTCCTGCGGCCAACTCCGGCCGCAGCACGTCGGTCAAACCGTCACCCTCGCGGGCTGGGTCGACAGCTATCGCGATCATAGCGGCGTGCTGTTCGTCGACCTGCGCGACCGTTACGGCAAGACGCAAATCGTCTTTGGTCCCGAGAGCGGCGGCGCCGCCCAAGAACTGGCCCGCACGCTTCGCTCCGAGTTTGTGATCGAAGTCGCCGGACAGGTGGCCGAGCGCCCCGAAGGGACCATCAATCCCAAGCTGGCCACCGGCGGCATTGAAGTCCGCGCCACGCGACTGACCGTTCTCAACAAATGCCAGTCGCCGCCATTTCAACCCGGCGCCCAGGAATTGCCCGGCGAGGATCTGCGCCTCAAATATCGCTATCTCGACCTGCGCCGCCCCGAGATGCAACGCACGCTGGTGCTGCGACATCAAATCATCAAGCGAATGCGTGATTACTTCGACCAGCTCGATTTCATCGAGGTCGAAACGCCGATGCTCGGCCGCAGCACGCCCGAGGGCGCCCGCGACTATCTGGTGCCTAGCCGCGTCCACAAGGGAGAGTTCTACGCGCTGCCGCAGTCGCCGCAGCTTTATAAGCAAATCCTTATGATCGCCGGCTACGATCGCTACGTGCAGGTAGCCCGCTGCTTTCGCGACGAGGACTTGCGCGCCGATCGCCAGCCCGAGTTCACCCAGCTCGATCTGGAAATGGCCTTTGTCGACACCGACGACGTGATCGCCATTATCGACGGGCTGGTCGCCAAGCTCGCCAAGGAGCTGTTGGGTATCGACGTGCCAACGCCGCTGCCGCGTATGACCTACGACGAGGCGATGGAGCGCTTTGGCCACGATGCGCCCGATCTGCGGTTTGGCATGGAACTGGTCGACGTCACCGATCTGGCGGCCCAGGCGGAGTTCCGCGTCTTCAAGGGGGCGGCCGACGCCGGCCTCAAGGTGCGCGGCGTCAACGCCAAGGGCGCCGCCTCGCGCTACTCGCGCAAGAACATCGACGACCTCACCGATTGGCTCAAGCAAGATTTTGGCGTCAAGGGACTTGTCTGGTTCAAGGTCGAGTCCGATGGCACGCTCGCCTCGACCGTGGCCAAGAATTTCACCCCCGAGCTGCTGGTCCAAATTGGCCAGCGCCTGGACGCCGCTCCCGGCGACCTGCTGCTCTTCGTCGCCGATACTTACCCCATCACTTGCAAGGCCCTCTATGGCCTCCGCAAGCGCTTTGGCGAGGAGCTTAAGCTCTACGAGCCCGGCAGCATGAACTTTTCTTGGGTCGTCGAGTTCCCCATGTTCGCCTGGGACGAGGAAGCCAAGGCCTGGGCGGCCATGCACCATCCCTTCACCGCACCGCGGCCGCAAGACCTGCAACTGCTCGCCACCGACCCAGGCCGTTGCCGTGCCCAGGCCTACGACCTGGTTATCAACGGGCTGGAGGCGGGGGGCGGCACCATTCGTATCCACGATCAGGCGGTGCAGCAGCAGGTGTTTGCGTTGCTCGGCATCGACGCCGAAACGGCCCGCGAGCGGTTCGGCTTTCTGCTCGACGCCTTGCAGTTTGGCGCGCCGCCGCATGGCGGCATCGCGCTAGGCATGGATCGCTTTGTCATGCTCTTCTCCGGTCGCGACAATATCCGCGACGTGATCGCCTTCCCCAAAACGCAAAAGGCCAGCGACTTGATGACCGGCGCCCCCAGCCACGTCGAGACCAAGCAACTGCGCGAACTGGCGATCAAGGTCGACAAGCTCCCCGACTAA
- a CDS encoding four helix bundle protein produces MAFMFERLEVYQKAVTFADDIAALTQEFPRGFGFLTSQLNRAALSIATNVAEGNGRSTKLDRKRFFTIARGSLQECVPLLEIAHRRGLIKVTIHARLRNELETIAKMVSGLIRGLERRQV; encoded by the coding sequence ATGGCCTTCATGTTTGAACGACTGGAGGTCTACCAAAAAGCTGTTACGTTCGCCGACGATATTGCCGCATTGACCCAGGAGTTTCCGCGAGGATTCGGTTTCCTGACTAGCCAGTTGAATCGTGCCGCGCTGTCAATTGCCACCAATGTGGCCGAAGGCAACGGCAGATCCACCAAGCTAGATCGAAAACGATTCTTCACGATCGCGCGAGGATCGCTTCAGGAATGCGTCCCATTGCTTGAAATCGCCCATCGGCGAGGACTGATCAAGGTGACCATTCACGCGAGATTGCGTAACGAATTGGAAACAATTGCCAAAATGGTGAGCGGTCTTATTCGCGGCTTGGAACGACGGCAAGTCTAA
- the polX gene encoding DNA polymerase/3'-5' exonuclease PolX produces the protein MNNAGVAAALEQVADLLELDGANPFRVRAYRNGAQAVLELPEQVAAIVADPNRQLTDIRGIGADLADKIGRLVTTGELPLLAELLERIPQSVLTLSRVPGVGPKKAAALFRELKIATLDQLRAACEAQEVRGLKGFGAKTEAAILAGLSLASEADRRTYWADADLIAHGALEHLRGCKGILKLEAAGSYRRGRETVADLDFLAVAKQPGAAMDRLATLSGVAEVIARGDTKMSVRLESGMQVDLRVVPEESFGAALQYFTGSKQHNVTLRGLAKDRGLKINEYGVYRGDEWIAGRTEEEVYATLDLPCFPPEIREARWEFDWAAAGPLPRLVELADLRGDLHMHTSATDGKATLEEMCAAAVERGLDYIAITDHSKRVSMANGLNAERLRAQWREIDRARALFPQLTILKGIECDILEKGGMDLADDVLAEADWVIASVHYGQNQPRDQITDRIIGAIRNPHVSIVAHPTGRLINRRKPYEVDLGAVIQAAREHGKLLELNANPARLDLDDLACGQARLQGVPIVISSDAHATGGIDVLRYGVLQARRGGLTREQVGNTRPWSELTKLVRRG, from the coding sequence ATGAACAACGCCGGCGTGGCCGCGGCCTTGGAACAAGTGGCCGATTTGCTGGAACTGGATGGGGCGAATCCGTTTCGCGTGCGCGCGTATCGCAACGGCGCGCAGGCGGTGTTGGAGTTGCCGGAACAGGTGGCCGCGATCGTGGCCGATCCGAATCGCCAGTTGACCGACATTCGCGGCATTGGCGCCGATCTGGCAGACAAGATCGGGCGGCTGGTCACGACCGGAGAATTGCCGCTCTTGGCGGAGCTATTGGAGCGCATCCCACAGAGCGTGCTCACGCTGTCGCGTGTGCCAGGGGTGGGACCCAAGAAGGCGGCGGCGTTGTTTCGCGAGCTCAAAATCGCCACACTCGATCAATTGCGCGCCGCGTGCGAAGCGCAAGAGGTGCGTGGGTTAAAAGGCTTTGGCGCCAAGACAGAGGCGGCCATACTTGCCGGTCTGTCGCTAGCCAGCGAAGCCGATCGACGCACGTACTGGGCCGATGCCGATCTGATCGCGCACGGAGCGCTCGAACATCTGCGCGGCTGCAAGGGGATCTTGAAGCTCGAAGCGGCGGGCAGTTACCGGCGTGGTCGCGAGACGGTGGCCGATCTCGATTTTCTGGCCGTCGCCAAACAGCCGGGTGCGGCGATGGATCGGCTGGCCACACTGTCGGGGGTGGCCGAAGTGATAGCGCGCGGCGACACCAAAATGTCGGTTCGACTGGAGAGCGGCATGCAGGTTGATCTGCGTGTCGTGCCAGAAGAATCGTTCGGCGCGGCCCTGCAATATTTCACGGGATCAAAACAGCACAATGTGACGCTGCGCGGACTGGCGAAGGATCGCGGACTGAAGATCAACGAATATGGCGTGTATCGGGGGGACGAATGGATTGCCGGCCGAACCGAGGAGGAGGTGTACGCCACTCTCGATTTGCCATGCTTTCCGCCTGAGATTCGTGAGGCGCGCTGGGAGTTCGATTGGGCGGCGGCGGGCCCCTTGCCGCGATTGGTGGAGTTGGCCGACCTGCGCGGCGATTTGCACATGCACACCAGCGCCACCGACGGCAAGGCGACCTTGGAAGAGATGTGCGCCGCGGCAGTCGAACGAGGATTGGATTACATCGCGATCACCGATCACTCGAAACGAGTCTCGATGGCCAACGGGCTGAACGCCGAACGCCTGCGCGCTCAGTGGCGCGAGATCGATCGGGCGCGAGCGCTGTTTCCACAGCTCACGATACTCAAGGGAATCGAGTGCGACATTCTGGAAAAGGGGGGCATGGACCTGGCCGACGACGTGCTGGCCGAGGCCGATTGGGTGATCGCCAGCGTCCACTACGGGCAGAACCAGCCGCGCGACCAAATCACCGATCGCATTATCGGCGCGATTCGGAACCCACATGTGTCGATCGTCGCGCATCCGACGGGGCGGCTGATCAATCGGCGCAAGCCTTACGAGGTCGATCTGGGCGCGGTGATCCAGGCGGCGCGCGAGCATGGCAAGCTGCTGGAGTTGAACGCCAATCCGGCGCGGCTTGACTTGGACGATCTGGCCTGTGGGCAAGCGCGACTTCAAGGCGTGCCAATCGTGATTTCTTCCGACGCGCATGCCACCGGCGGCATCGACGTGCTGCGTTACGGCGTACTACAAGCGCGGCGCGGCGGCCTGACGCGCGAACAGGTTGGCAACACACGGCCGTGGAGCGAATTGACGAAGCTCGTCCGCCGTGGATGA
- a CDS encoding transcriptional regulator, whose product MSHASRVLKPAVEEVPPDLIALGSAIEGLPLEHRQSLEPIYHRVVESTKRRRRILALVQEALGQLRLDMKYLVFDLEATRRERDEFQRQLKEDVD is encoded by the coding sequence ATGAGCCACGCATCGCGAGTTTTGAAACCGGCCGTCGAAGAGGTCCCTCCCGACCTGATTGCCTTGGGCTCCGCCATCGAAGGTTTGCCGCTGGAGCACCGGCAGTCGCTGGAGCCGATCTATCATCGCGTGGTCGAGAGCACCAAGCGCCGCCGGCGGATATTGGCGCTCGTTCAAGAAGCGCTGGGGCAATTGCGGTTGGATATGAAATATCTGGTCTTCGATCTCGAAGCGACTCGCCGCGAGCGAGATGAATTTCAACGTCAATTAAAAGAAGACGTGGATTGA
- a CDS encoding 50S ribosome-binding GTPase, translating into MAANLTPQYLKAEEQYRRAATLEEEVQWLEVMYRELPKHKASEKMQSELKQKISRAKKELDTERKTGKKGHSVRIPRQGAGSVVLLGGPNAGKSSLVRALTRATPEVAPYPFTTRVATPGMMPWEDVAVQLIDTPPVTEDFMESYLQGMIRGADLVVLLIDLGADEGIEQCQAVLDRLNGTKTRLARDSSLDEEDMGLSYTRTLVAPNKIDLADAPARLELLHELLPLDFAEYPVSAEQGTGLDALRAAIYEGLDVVRVYTKLPTHKQADFERPFTVRRGGTVLDIAEQVHKDFVEKFKFAKVWGHGAHDGLVVKGDHVVADRDVVELHM; encoded by the coding sequence ATGGCCGCCAATCTCACTCCGCAGTATCTCAAGGCTGAAGAGCAATACCGCCGGGCCGCCACGCTGGAAGAAGAGGTCCAGTGGCTCGAGGTAATGTATCGCGAGTTGCCGAAGCACAAGGCTTCGGAAAAGATGCAGTCGGAGCTGAAGCAGAAGATCAGCCGCGCCAAGAAGGAGTTGGATACCGAGCGCAAGACCGGCAAGAAAGGTCACTCGGTACGCATCCCCCGGCAAGGCGCCGGCAGTGTGGTGCTGTTGGGAGGCCCCAACGCCGGCAAGAGCAGCCTGGTGCGAGCGTTGACCCGCGCCACGCCCGAGGTGGCGCCGTATCCGTTTACTACGCGGGTGGCCACGCCGGGCATGATGCCGTGGGAGGACGTGGCAGTGCAATTGATCGACACGCCGCCGGTGACCGAGGACTTCATGGAGTCGTACTTGCAAGGGATGATCCGCGGCGCCGACCTGGTGGTTTTGTTGATCGATCTGGGCGCCGACGAGGGAATTGAACAGTGCCAGGCGGTGCTCGATCGTTTGAACGGCACCAAGACCCGGCTGGCGCGCGACTCATCGCTCGACGAAGAAGACATGGGGCTCTCGTACACGAGGACGCTCGTGGCGCCGAACAAGATCGATCTGGCCGACGCGCCCGCGCGGCTAGAGCTATTGCACGAGTTGTTGCCGCTCGATTTTGCCGAGTATCCCGTATCAGCGGAGCAAGGGACCGGGCTCGACGCGCTGCGGGCCGCCATCTATGAGGGGCTGGATGTGGTCCGCGTCTACACCAAACTACCGACGCACAAGCAGGCCGACTTCGAGCGACCATTCACGGTGCGGCGCGGCGGCACCGTGCTGGATATTGCCGAACAGGTGCACAAGGACTTTGTGGAGAAGTTCAAGTTCGCCAAGGTGTGGGGACATGGCGCCCATGACGGACTCGTAGTCAAAGGAGATCATGTGGTGGCCGACCGCGATGTGGTTGAACTGCACATGTAA
- a CDS encoding uracil-DNA glycosylase, with product MSRKTPRQVNLRRAVVQTLESLESAGVKQIDRKLAAKLTTPAAKRGESAKAATARPAPPRASTAPPSASRAAPPAPAAPATPAPRREKDISWSGAALPLAKRVDALAVVQTEVAACRQCKELASTRTQTVFGVGDPKARLVFIGEAPGADEDQQGVPFVGRAGQLLTKIIEACTLNRAEVYILNVLKCRPPGNRIPLPDEVENCRGYLERQLQIIRPEFICCLGAVASRSLLDLQLPMGKLRGNFYKYGDANVLCTYHPSYLLRNPAAKKDVWEDMKLLMQRMGVKLP from the coding sequence ATGTCACGGAAGACCCCGCGACAGGTCAATCTGCGTCGCGCCGTCGTGCAGACGCTCGAAAGCCTTGAATCGGCCGGCGTCAAACAGATCGACCGCAAGCTCGCCGCCAAGCTCACAACCCCGGCGGCCAAGCGAGGCGAGTCGGCCAAGGCCGCCACGGCGCGTCCCGCCCCTCCGCGCGCGAGCACGGCGCCACCATCCGCGTCGCGCGCCGCTCCGCCTGCCCCCGCTGCGCCGGCAACACCCGCGCCTCGGCGCGAAAAAGATATCTCTTGGTCTGGCGCCGCATTGCCGCTGGCCAAACGCGTCGACGCCCTCGCGGTCGTCCAAACAGAAGTGGCGGCTTGCCGGCAGTGCAAGGAGCTTGCCTCTACTCGCACCCAAACGGTCTTCGGCGTCGGCGATCCAAAGGCGCGGCTGGTCTTCATTGGCGAGGCGCCCGGCGCCGACGAAGATCAGCAAGGCGTCCCGTTCGTCGGTCGCGCGGGGCAACTGCTCACCAAGATCATCGAGGCCTGCACCCTCAATCGGGCCGAGGTCTACATTCTCAACGTGCTCAAATGCCGCCCGCCCGGCAATCGCATTCCGCTGCCAGACGAGGTCGAAAACTGCCGCGGCTATTTGGAGCGGCAGCTACAGATCATTCGCCCCGAGTTCATTTGCTGCCTCGGCGCCGTCGCCTCGCGCTCGCTGCTCGATCTGCAATTGCCGATGGGTAAGCTCCGCGGCAATTTTTACAAATACGGCGACGCCAACGTGCTCTGCACCTATCATCCCTCTTATCTGTTGCGCAACCCGGCCGCCAAGAAAGACGTCTGGGAAGACATGAAGCTGCTCATGCAGCGCATGGGCGTCAAACTGCCCTAA